One Paenibacillus riograndensis SBR5 DNA segment encodes these proteins:
- a CDS encoding VOC family protein, with protein sequence MGVKLEGITILALDVPRLTSFYRDVLGFKVLVEEDHYTEFENNGVRLAIFEAPLMADNTNGHHSFVEERRGQAFELNFECDSPEEVYIMYDDFVSKGATGITAPKVMSWGHTTGFFADPEGNIHSLFAVNPITPENA encoded by the coding sequence ATGGGAGTAAAATTAGAAGGAATCACTATCTTGGCGCTTGATGTACCTAGATTGACTAGTTTTTACCGTGATGTTCTGGGATTTAAGGTTCTTGTAGAAGAAGATCATTACACTGAATTTGAGAATAATGGCGTTCGTCTGGCAATTTTTGAGGCGCCATTAATGGCAGATAACACAAACGGCCATCATTCTTTTGTAGAAGAGCGTAGAGGGCAAGCTTTTGAGCTTAACTTCGAATGTGATTCTCCTGAGGAAGTCTATATTATGTATGATGACTTTGTTTCAAAAGGGGCTACAGGGATAACAGCACCAAAGGTGATGTCCTGGGGGCACACCACGGGTTTCTTTGCAGATCCAGAAGGCAACATTCATTCCCTCTTTGCAGTTAACCCTATTACGCCGGAGAATGCCTAA
- a CDS encoding phosphatase PAP2 family protein, producing MPLRNWKYTPLLLMLIFPVLGKMYAWVNKPRGKVYHLMTSWDNAIPFVKYFALPYSVWIFYIYLCLYYFFKNDLRVYYRALLIYTVCACICYGIYSVVQTTVPRPELVGHDVFTLIVRFVYHRDQPFNCFPSIHVFSSYMVFRLTASSGFRNKWNMLLIGGMSGMIILSTLFIKQHAILDGLAGIMLVEIVLAAVLLVEHFFTRSSSTPQEGSYKDRPQSS from the coding sequence GTGCCGCTACGCAATTGGAAATATACACCGCTGCTGTTGATGCTGATTTTCCCTGTGCTCGGGAAGATGTATGCATGGGTCAACAAGCCGAGAGGCAAAGTCTATCATTTGATGACCTCATGGGATAACGCCATCCCTTTCGTCAAATATTTTGCACTGCCTTATTCCGTTTGGATCTTTTATATTTATCTATGTCTTTACTATTTCTTCAAGAACGATTTGCGTGTGTATTACCGTGCTTTGTTGATTTATACCGTATGCGCCTGCATTTGTTACGGAATTTACTCTGTAGTTCAAACAACGGTGCCACGCCCCGAGTTGGTGGGCCATGACGTCTTTACCTTGATCGTGCGTTTTGTGTACCACCGGGACCAGCCGTTCAATTGTTTCCCCAGTATCCATGTGTTCTCCAGCTACATGGTGTTCCGCCTAACCGCCAGCAGCGGTTTCCGGAACAAATGGAACATGCTCCTGATCGGGGGGATGTCCGGGATGATTATATTGTCCACGCTGTTCATCAAGCAGCATGCGATTCTCGACGGCCTTGCCGGTATTATGCTGGTTGAAATTGTATTGGCCGCCGTTCTGCTGGTGGAGCACTTCTTCACCCGCAGCAGCAGCACTCCCCAAGAGGGTTCTTACAAAGATAGGCCTCAAAGCTCCTGA
- a CDS encoding EVE domain-containing protein produces the protein MGVVSASHVQRGVSGGFAQMCHGKSAPLRRMQPGDWLVYYSPRTEIGDGEPLQAFTAIGRVLDDHVYEYAMSATFVPYRRNIEYVPCHEARIKGLLDRLSFTRGKRNWGYPFRTGHFEINQEDFFTIAEAMHVAIQ, from the coding sequence ATAGGCGTCGTCTCGGCATCGCATGTACAACGCGGGGTTAGTGGCGGCTTCGCCCAAATGTGTCACGGTAAATCTGCACCATTACGCAGAATGCAACCTGGGGATTGGCTTGTGTACTACTCTCCTCGAACGGAGATAGGAGATGGCGAGCCGTTGCAAGCGTTCACCGCCATTGGCCGGGTTTTGGACGACCATGTGTACGAATATGCGATGTCCGCGACGTTCGTACCTTACCGGCGGAATATCGAATATGTCCCCTGCCATGAAGCAAGAATCAAAGGCTTGCTTGATCGGCTGTCCTTCACCCGCGGCAAACGGAATTGGGGCTACCCGTTCCGTACCGGCCACTTTGAGATAAACCAGGAAGATTTCTTTACTATCGCGGAAGCGATGCATGTGGCCATCCAATAA
- a CDS encoding aspartate/glutamate racemase family protein, which yields MVIHDIIYYELCLGIINEHSKKKYLEIMDRLIHKGAEAVILGCTEITMLISQEDCNIPIYDTTRLHAEAAVDGSRFSIRLPIG from the coding sequence GTGGTTATTCACGATATCATTTATTATGAACTTTGTCTTGGCATTATAAATGAACATTCAAAGAAAAAATATTTAGAGATAATGGATCGTCTTATCCATAAGGGAGCGGAGGCTGTTATTCTCGGATGTACGGAAATCACAATGCTCATTTCGCAAGAAGACTGCAATATCCCGATTTATGATACAACACGACTTCATGCCGAGGCTGCCGTTGATGGGTCACGGTTCTCCATCCGTCTTCCTATTGGATAG